One window of Cohnella hashimotonis genomic DNA carries:
- a CDS encoding ABC transporter permease, protein MRSKGLLGDLLRNRSLYLMILPAFVFFLVFCYVPMAGIIVAFKSYSYTDGIAGSPWVGLDNFQFFFESGKAWLVTKNTVMYNFIFMIVNNVLELTFAIILFELAGKYFKRFLQSVIFLPYFISWVVAGAIAYNMFNFEFGAINTFLESIGLSPVNIYNTPGYWPYILVYFSAWKTVGYGTVVYLASISGIDTEMYEAAKIDGASLMQRIIHITVPSVMPTMIILLLLKVSQIARGDFGMFYQLIGSNGLLYDKTDVIDTFSFRALLDLQEFGMAAAVGVYQSVLCFAIILLTNVAVKKVRNESALF, encoded by the coding sequence ATGCGTTCCAAAGGCTTACTGGGCGATCTGCTTCGCAATCGCTCGCTTTATTTAATGATTTTGCCGGCCTTCGTCTTTTTTCTCGTCTTCTGCTACGTGCCCATGGCGGGGATCATCGTCGCGTTCAAGTCTTATTCGTATACGGACGGCATCGCAGGCAGCCCGTGGGTCGGATTGGACAACTTTCAGTTTTTCTTCGAGTCGGGCAAGGCCTGGCTCGTCACGAAAAATACGGTCATGTACAACTTCATCTTCATGATCGTGAACAACGTGCTGGAATTGACGTTCGCGATCATCTTGTTCGAGCTGGCAGGCAAATACTTTAAAAGATTTCTGCAATCCGTCATCTTTTTGCCGTACTTTATCTCCTGGGTCGTAGCCGGCGCGATCGCCTACAACATGTTCAACTTCGAGTTCGGCGCGATTAACACGTTTTTGGAATCGATCGGGCTCTCGCCCGTGAACATTTATAATACGCCTGGTTATTGGCCGTATATCCTCGTGTACTTCAGCGCGTGGAAAACGGTCGGCTACGGGACCGTCGTCTACCTGGCCAGCATCTCCGGCATCGATACGGAAATGTACGAGGCTGCGAAGATCGACGGCGCCAGCCTCATGCAGCGGATTATCCATATCACGGTGCCCTCCGTGATGCCGACGATGATCATTCTGCTGCTGCTCAAAGTCAGCCAGATCGCCAGAGGCGACTTCGGCATGTTCTATCAGCTGATCGGCAGCAACGGACTTCTATACGACAAGACCGACGTCATCGATACGTTCTCCTTCCGGGCGCTCCTGGACCTGCAGGAATTCGGCATGGCGGCGGCAGTCGGCGTGTACCAATCCGTGCTGTGCTTCGCGATCATCCTCTTGACCAATGTCGCCGTGAAGAAGGTTAGAAACGAGAGCGCTTTGTTCTAA
- the menC gene encoding o-succinylbenzoate synthase: MKIEQVTLRRVQVPLQAPFETSFGRMDRKDCVIVSVYGEGATGYGESVAFAAPYYNEETTDTVWHMLEHFLVPDLLSKEVKRPEDVSALFAPVRRNHMAIAAIETALWDLHAKQSGITLAQALGGDKREIEVGVSIGIEPTVDQVVRNVERYVEQGYKRIKVKIKPGFDIRLVEAIRKRFGDELPLMADANSAYTLDDLAVLKEMDNYKLMMIEQPLAHDDIIEHAALQRELRTPVCLDESIHTLTDARHAIELGSCRIMNIKIGRVGGLTNARRIHDLCQERGMPVWCGGMLELGIGRLHNIALSSLSNFSIPGDVSASKRFWAQDIVVPGIEMVRPGVIAVPAGAGIGHEVCEQSLERLTVKKLTRSRGA, encoded by the coding sequence ATGAAAATCGAGCAAGTCACGTTAAGGCGGGTTCAAGTCCCGCTGCAAGCGCCGTTCGAGACCAGCTTCGGGCGGATGGACCGGAAGGATTGCGTCATCGTCAGCGTATATGGCGAGGGGGCGACGGGATACGGAGAAAGCGTCGCTTTCGCGGCGCCCTACTATAACGAAGAAACGACGGATACGGTCTGGCACATGCTCGAGCATTTTCTGGTCCCGGATTTGCTGAGCAAGGAAGTGAAGCGTCCTGAGGACGTATCGGCTTTGTTCGCGCCCGTCCGCCGCAACCATATGGCGATCGCGGCGATCGAGACAGCCTTATGGGATTTGCATGCGAAACAGAGCGGCATCACGCTGGCGCAGGCATTGGGAGGCGACAAGCGGGAGATCGAGGTGGGCGTCAGCATCGGGATCGAGCCTACGGTCGACCAGGTCGTCCGCAACGTGGAGCGGTATGTGGAGCAAGGCTACAAGCGCATCAAGGTGAAGATCAAGCCGGGATTCGATATCCGCTTGGTCGAAGCGATCCGCAAGCGGTTCGGCGACGAGCTGCCGCTCATGGCGGACGCGAACTCCGCTTATACGCTTGATGACCTGGCTGTTTTGAAGGAAATGGACAACTACAAGCTGATGATGATCGAGCAGCCGCTCGCGCACGACGACATCATCGAGCATGCCGCGCTGCAGCGGGAGCTGCGGACGCCCGTGTGTCTGGACGAGAGCATTCACACCCTGACGGACGCCCGTCATGCCATCGAGCTGGGCAGCTGCCGGATTATGAACATTAAAATCGGACGCGTGGGCGGGTTGACGAACGCCCGGCGCATCCACGATTTGTGCCAGGAGCGGGGCATGCCGGTTTGGTGCGGCGGGATGCTCGAGCTCGGCATCGGCCGTCTCCATAATATAGCGCTGTCCTCGTTGTCCAATTTCTCCATCCCGGGAGACGTATCGGCTTCGAAGCGATTCTGGGCGCAGGACATCGTCGTGCCGGGCATCGAGATGGTCCGGCCGGGCGTGATCGCCGTGCCTGCGGGAGCGGGAATCGGTCACGAGGTGTGCGAGCAGTCCCTGGAGCGATTGACAGTCAAGAAGCTGACTCGAAGCCGGGGCGCTTAA
- a CDS encoding carbon-nitrogen hydrolase family protein yields the protein MSRYVKISCMAPPNKEVDAELGLEETVLQMIARWKERLQHVLPERPDLIVLPECCDDPAFEGMRAEWLYEYYRYRGNRVRDFFAGIASANRCYIAYSAMIELPDGTFRNATQVIGRGGEICGVYHKNHITIRQKSTSDTLYGKEAHVIQTDFGRVACLICFDINFDELLEAYARQKPDVIVFSSAYHGGLMQAYRAYTCRAHFAGAIWQPDPCSIVNPVGEVVGESTHFYPFVTRTINLDCAVVHYDYNKAKLDAVKRKYGDKVRISDPGRLNAFLISSESEAFTIQDVVREFELELLDDYWVRCRADRGMPGHLEP from the coding sequence ATGTCCCGATACGTGAAAATAAGCTGTATGGCGCCGCCTAATAAAGAGGTGGATGCCGAGTTGGGGCTCGAAGAAACCGTCCTTCAAATGATAGCGAGATGGAAGGAGCGGCTGCAGCATGTGCTGCCCGAACGGCCGGATCTCATCGTATTGCCCGAGTGCTGCGACGATCCGGCCTTCGAAGGGATGCGCGCGGAATGGCTGTACGAGTACTACCGCTATCGGGGAAATCGCGTCCGCGACTTCTTCGCGGGGATCGCGAGCGCCAACCGGTGTTATATCGCCTACTCCGCCATGATCGAGCTGCCGGACGGCACCTTCCGCAACGCGACGCAGGTCATCGGCCGCGGCGGAGAGATTTGCGGCGTTTATCACAAAAATCATATTACGATCCGGCAGAAGTCGACTTCCGATACGCTATACGGGAAAGAAGCGCACGTGATTCAGACCGATTTTGGCCGCGTGGCTTGCCTGATCTGCTTCGATATCAACTTCGACGAATTGCTAGAGGCGTATGCGAGGCAGAAGCCCGACGTGATCGTGTTTTCTTCCGCGTACCACGGCGGCCTGATGCAGGCTTATCGGGCGTATACGTGCCGGGCGCACTTCGCGGGCGCGATCTGGCAGCCCGATCCATGCTCGATCGTGAACCCCGTCGGGGAAGTCGTCGGGGAGAGCACGCACTTCTATCCCTTTGTGACCCGAACGATCAACCTGGATTGCGCGGTCGTTCATTACGATTACAACAAGGCGAAGCTGGATGCGGTGAAACGAAAGTACGGCGACAAAGTTAGGATCAGCGATCCCGGACGACTCAATGCCTTCCTGATCTCGAGCGAGTCCGAGGCATTCACGATCCAGGACGTCGTGCGGGAGTTCGAGCTGGAGCTGTTGGACGATTATTGGGTCAGATGCCGGGCGGACCGCGGAATGCCGGGACATCTGGAGCCTTAA
- a CDS encoding GNAT family N-acetyltransferase, with product MATVDDESIHYRIIANVSELHACVKLQKQVWGPDTITSMQQMRAAILHGGSVIGAFCGEALVGFCYSFIGYDGREPYVGSHMMAIQPEYRDRGIGMRLKLEQRLWAMEAGYGKIVWTFDPFESRNGYLNIVKLGGTVSAYIPEFYGTDDAGFPTDRFVVTWDLSSERVFRAIGGQQERGDETSGYPRLLTVEGAGGQLSDVGVVQAARRDLIGTTSRVRLPIPRFASKLRQARPDIYQIWQRGVRDLAMAAFAHGYQIVSCHPSEPETLDYILEMKR from the coding sequence ATGGCGACGGTCGATGACGAAAGCATTCATTATCGGATCATTGCAAACGTAAGCGAGCTCCATGCATGCGTGAAGCTGCAGAAGCAGGTGTGGGGGCCCGACACGATCACCTCCATGCAGCAGATGCGCGCCGCGATCCTGCACGGGGGATCGGTCATCGGGGCGTTTTGCGGCGAGGCGCTCGTCGGATTTTGTTACAGCTTCATCGGTTATGACGGCAGGGAGCCCTATGTAGGCTCGCATATGATGGCGATTCAGCCTGAATACCGCGACCGGGGAATCGGCATGCGCCTCAAGCTGGAGCAGCGGCTGTGGGCGATGGAGGCCGGGTACGGCAAAATCGTGTGGACCTTCGATCCTTTCGAATCGCGGAACGGCTACCTGAATATCGTCAAACTGGGCGGCACGGTGTCCGCTTATATTCCCGAGTTCTATGGGACGGATGACGCCGGTTTCCCGACGGATCGCTTCGTCGTGACGTGGGACTTGTCCTCGGAGCGCGTCTTCCGCGCGATCGGGGGGCAGCAGGAGCGGGGTGATGAAACGTCGGGCTATCCGCGGCTGCTGACCGTCGAGGGTGCCGGCGGCCAGCTATCGGATGTGGGAGTCGTGCAGGCAGCGCGCAGGGATTTGATCGGGACGACAAGTCGCGTCAGGCTGCCTATCCCGCGTTTCGCATCCAAGCTCAGGCAGGCTCGACCGGATATCTATCAGATCTGGCAGCGGGGCGTGCGCGATTTGGCTATGGCCGCTTTTGCCCATGGTTATCAAATCGTGTCCTGTCATCCTTCCGAGCCCGAGACACTAGATTATATTCTTGAGATGAAGAGATGA
- a CDS encoding amidohydrolase, translating into MKEPMKEAIAAWLHAHRQAMKETYAELHAIPEASWREHRTTQYLQQALDGMGVAYERFPAHTGLVARWKRSASGDAALRGTGPVVALRTDIDALWQRVDGVDRANHSCGHDAHMTMVLYAIKALLAVGFEPARELRALFQPAEEVGEGALKLLEAECLADVDYLLGIHLRPAKELAYGQVSSAIYHGACAVLEGSVAGLQAHASRPNDGINAIEALADLISAVRAVSNAFSAVPASCKVTKLRVPNESSNIIPDYGAFTIDVRAQTNEAMDALLLELERVVRSVGADGGCLVELRLKSRTAAARPDPYLEALVGAVVSDLLGDEAHAEPPVSPGGEDFHFYALHKPELHATMIGLGCDLLPGLHHPGMQFNLDALEVGAAVLALSAVRLCAGRGEAAGR; encoded by the coding sequence ATGAAGGAACCTATGAAAGAAGCCATCGCGGCATGGCTTCACGCGCACCGGCAGGCGATGAAAGAAACCTATGCGGAACTGCATGCGATCCCGGAAGCGAGCTGGCGAGAGCATCGGACGACGCAGTACTTGCAGCAGGCATTGGACGGGATGGGCGTCGCGTACGAGCGCTTCCCTGCGCATACGGGGCTCGTCGCGCGTTGGAAGAGAAGCGCGAGCGGGGACGCTGCTCTTCGGGGGACAGGGCCCGTCGTTGCGCTGCGTACGGATATCGATGCGCTGTGGCAGCGGGTGGACGGGGTCGATCGGGCCAATCATTCCTGCGGGCACGATGCGCATATGACGATGGTGCTCTATGCCATAAAGGCGTTGCTGGCGGTCGGGTTCGAGCCCGCGCGCGAACTACGGGCGCTGTTCCAGCCCGCGGAGGAAGTCGGGGAAGGCGCACTCAAGCTGCTTGAGGCCGAATGCCTGGCGGATGTGGATTACTTGTTAGGCATCCATCTGCGTCCGGCGAAGGAGCTGGCTTACGGACAAGTATCGAGCGCCATTTATCACGGCGCGTGCGCCGTATTGGAAGGGAGCGTCGCCGGACTCCAGGCGCATGCTTCGAGACCGAACGACGGCATCAACGCGATCGAAGCGTTGGCCGATCTGATATCGGCCGTGCGCGCGGTATCGAATGCCTTTTCCGCCGTCCCCGCCTCTTGCAAAGTGACCAAACTTCGCGTGCCTAACGAGAGCAGCAATATCATCCCGGACTACGGCGCCTTTACGATCGACGTACGCGCCCAGACGAACGAAGCCATGGATGCCCTGCTTCTCGAGCTGGAGCGGGTCGTTCGTTCGGTCGGCGCGGATGGCGGCTGTCTGGTGGAGTTGCGTTTGAAGTCTCGCACGGCGGCGGCGCGTCCGGATCCGTATCTGGAGGCGCTGGTCGGAGCGGTCGTATCGGATCTTCTCGGAGACGAGGCGCATGCCGAGCCTCCAGTGTCGCCTGGCGGGGAGGATTTCCACTTTTACGCCCTGCACAAGCCTGAACTCCATGCCACGATGATCGGTCTCGGCTGCGATCTGCTGCCCGGGCTGCATCACCCCGGCATGCAATTCAATTTGGATGCCTTGGAGGTCGGGGCGGCGGTCTTGGCATTGTCCGCTGTACGGTTATGCGCCGGACGCGGAGAAGCAGCGGGCCGATGA
- a CDS encoding helix-turn-helix domain-containing protein, translating to MNPAEARTSDKLYAKIFLSFCVCIVLTIGALSAALYTSFEKIALSNIYASEKSSLSQTSYGAKSMIDYSTNYALQIYADPQLDKLLHYASPGTVSETNMAINRLNTYLNVNYSFHSIYIYSKSSKTFYTASMSPVSAVQAYRDFYDADARRLVERFGDYKRLAPIPRILPVSTPFHDPKTANVYTFVFYDLPGASRDIDNMVMLNVPESWMKDAIASLDRNQNGSTFVVDGEGTLVTSTEAFPFLENLSAKPYVKEALSGSAAHETGYFVGDVEGERSLVVYSRHEATGWIFMRVLPYDTIMGKIDSMKKTVLIVCFVILLLGLAVSFFLSRSLYKPIERVLVRLNALMKEKRNNDYQLKQNFLRQLLLHSGHRWQPNLEAEMDAFGIGMDPAGDYVVVLLVIDRYDAFAGQYPFNDRVLLKYGVMNIASECFAGIGGARECADVDEKTIAVLASGGALTEASVRDVVKRVQDSAERYLRLSLSASVSRIGDGLAGVSDLYEEARLQLEFKFTEGYRCILHGRQHRPQATAAFIYPAALEHNMLETLKLGKAEEAKKWFADIVRSVDPPVYIVYNMLFNQLAFSISAAAAYMDKGSGAAADYDFGAFVQRMHQLETLQDVRDHFGVLIDQLCQGFREKKNNAKHDNLVAAIDEIVRQQYADRELSLYKIAELLDMSPAYLGRIFKKLTLKSVPDYVNEYRVERAKELLASTPCSIEEISQKTGYNNSTYFYKVFKKYTGLTPAEYRQTGS from the coding sequence ATGAACCCCGCCGAGGCCCGCACCTCCGACAAGCTCTATGCCAAGATTTTTCTCTCGTTTTGCGTTTGCATCGTCCTCACCATCGGGGCCCTTTCCGCCGCGCTGTATACTAGCTTCGAGAAGATCGCGCTGTCGAACATCTACGCCTCGGAGAAGAGCAGCCTGTCCCAGACGAGCTACGGCGCCAAGTCGATGATCGACTACTCGACCAACTACGCGCTGCAGATTTATGCCGATCCCCAATTAGACAAGCTGCTTCATTATGCGTCCCCCGGCACCGTCTCGGAGACGAACATGGCGATCAATCGGCTGAACACGTACTTGAACGTCAACTATTCCTTTCATTCGATCTATATTTATAGCAAAAGCTCGAAGACGTTCTACACCGCCTCGATGTCCCCCGTCAGCGCGGTACAGGCATATCGGGACTTTTACGACGCGGACGCGCGAAGGCTGGTCGAGCGGTTCGGCGACTACAAGCGGCTCGCCCCGATTCCGCGAATCCTCCCCGTCTCGACGCCCTTCCACGACCCGAAGACGGCGAATGTCTATACGTTCGTCTTCTACGATCTCCCGGGCGCGTCGCGCGACATCGACAACATGGTTATGCTCAACGTGCCGGAGAGCTGGATGAAGGACGCGATCGCGAGCCTGGACCGCAATCAGAACGGATCCACGTTCGTCGTCGACGGCGAGGGAACGCTGGTGACCAGCACCGAGGCGTTTCCGTTTCTTGAGAACCTCAGCGCCAAGCCGTATGTCAAGGAAGCCTTGAGCGGCTCTGCGGCGCATGAGACCGGTTACTTCGTCGGCGACGTAGAAGGAGAGCGTTCGCTCGTCGTCTACTCCAGGCACGAGGCGACCGGCTGGATCTTCATGCGGGTACTTCCCTACGACACGATCATGGGCAAGATCGATTCGATGAAGAAAACGGTACTGATCGTGTGCTTCGTCATCCTGCTGCTGGGGCTGGCTGTATCCTTCTTCTTGTCCAGATCGCTATACAAACCCATCGAGAGGGTCTTGGTCCGGCTTAACGCGCTCATGAAGGAAAAGCGCAACAACGATTATCAGCTGAAGCAGAACTTTCTGCGCCAGCTGCTGCTTCATAGCGGGCATCGGTGGCAACCGAATCTGGAAGCGGAGATGGACGCCTTCGGCATCGGCATGGATCCCGCCGGCGATTATGTCGTCGTCCTGCTCGTGATCGACCGGTACGACGCGTTCGCCGGCCAGTATCCGTTCAACGACCGGGTGCTGCTTAAGTATGGGGTCATGAACATCGCCTCCGAATGCTTTGCCGGCATCGGTGGCGCCCGCGAATGCGCCGACGTGGACGAGAAGACGATCGCCGTGCTGGCGAGCGGCGGCGCGCTGACGGAGGCGTCGGTCCGCGACGTCGTCAAGCGCGTCCAGGACTCGGCCGAGCGGTACCTGCGCCTGTCGCTGTCCGCATCCGTCAGCCGGATTGGCGACGGTCTGGCGGGCGTGTCCGACTTGTACGAGGAGGCGCGCCTGCAGCTGGAATTCAAGTTTACGGAGGGCTACCGCTGCATCCTGCATGGCCGACAGCACAGGCCGCAGGCGACCGCGGCCTTCATCTACCCCGCGGCGCTCGAGCACAACATGCTGGAGACGCTAAAGCTGGGCAAGGCCGAGGAGGCCAAAAAATGGTTCGCCGACATCGTCCGCAGCGTCGATCCGCCCGTCTATATCGTATACAACATGCTGTTCAACCAGCTCGCCTTCTCGATCAGCGCGGCCGCGGCTTATATGGATAAAGGCTCCGGCGCGGCGGCCGACTACGACTTCGGCGCCTTCGTCCAGCGGATGCACCAGCTGGAGACGCTGCAGGACGTCCGCGACCACTTCGGCGTGCTGATCGACCAGCTGTGCCAGGGCTTCCGGGAAAAGAAAAACAATGCGAAGCACGATAATCTGGTCGCCGCGATCGACGAGATCGTCCGGCAGCAGTATGCGGACCGGGAGCTGTCGCTGTATAAGATCGCGGAGCTGCTCGATATGTCGCCTGCGTACCTGGGGCGCATTTTCAAGAAGCTCACGCTGAAGTCGGTTCCCGACTACGTAAACGAGTACCGCGTCGAGCGAGCGAAGGAGCTGCTCGCTTCCACGCCTTGCTCGATCGAGGAGATCTCGCAGAAGACCGGGTACAATAACAGCACTTATTTCTACAAGGTGTTCAAGAAATATACCGGGCTGACGCCGGCAGAGTATCGGCAGACGGGGAGTTGA
- a CDS encoding glycoside hydrolase family 2 TIM barrel-domain containing protein, protein MRMNDRQMRLDGEWRFLLDPDDRYADAPPPYGAFGEGTIQVPGSWEEQGYGDEPPFGQIDTWTKVREYEGAAWYRTTFLIRDGEERAEAGSAKTIGAEGIGGSVVTADGSAKAAGRSVGEPGGAADGLSGASWELTIEGARWTTEVWVNGAYAGRQDSLSAPHVHLLEGLVREGANELAVRVDNRMRLPLADSHIHTRHTATAWGGITGGVRLARLAPARIAAVAIAPDPAAGLFRCRVTAGGALAAGDAVVATFRAPDGGTFSATAALVPSDAASAVPGEGDSASGSRDSAAAGFLAELICAVGDVPALWTDARPQLYDAEFALVRDGDTLDRTARRPGLRRLAADGKRLLLNGHPVWLRGYVDCCIFPLTGYPVWDKAHYERQFRIAKSYGFNHVRLHGWTAPEPFWEAADEAGMLVQAELPHWSAHYQPREAEPPADVDAFLEAELRRIYAQLNAHPSFVLFAMGNELAPDNGHPRLNELVRLAREHDPTRLVTDNTGFGQLPEQDREGDFFIPSFNWHAPLKTEEIAMPATDRDFSAVARLSAKPVIGHEHAQFAMYARPEEKAKYTGVLRPTWLETIEETLADKGLASRVPAFIEATGTHQARALKEAMERARRTPDAAGVQLLDIRDFPGQGHATTGLLDAFWDSKGTIEPERVLDFNGPTVLLMSCATRTLFAGERMSARLSVSHYGEAPVLEGRVAWRLSSGGLTLAEGELTVAGLNAGEVAEAGVVQVGCGADSVAAELVLEARWAGLGAAADAAEIRNAWSFWAFPRVAYGDTEAIWTSAPSLISVLYGAIHEPNARFDPRVYPARRGVRLAIVERLTTNVLQHLVAGGRVLLLAGESELYDAVMTKYLPVFWNYLMFSEQAGGTMGAIVRDHPALGGFPHDGKSDWQWYHLLNGTPAICLDATPGIRPILEIVDNFNRAKRLAAVFEARVGNGRLLVSTLAWRTPADFKRPESAYLFGELLDYALGERFEPEAALTVGQLLGMVRLRGIHSFL, encoded by the coding sequence ATGCGGATGAACGACAGACAGATGCGGCTGGACGGAGAATGGCGGTTCCTGCTCGATCCGGACGACCGGTACGCGGATGCGCCGCCGCCGTACGGCGCCTTCGGCGAAGGCACGATCCAGGTGCCCGGCTCCTGGGAGGAGCAGGGTTACGGGGACGAACCGCCGTTCGGCCAGATCGATACGTGGACCAAGGTCCGCGAGTACGAAGGCGCGGCGTGGTATCGGACGACGTTCCTTATAAGAGACGGGGAGGAGCGTGCGGAGGCCGGATCGGCGAAAACGATCGGCGCGGAGGGGATCGGCGGGTCTGTCGTAACGGCGGACGGCAGCGCGAAAGCAGCTGGCCGGTCGGTCGGCGAACCTGGCGGCGCGGCGGACGGCCTGTCCGGGGCGTCCTGGGAGCTCACGATCGAAGGCGCGCGCTGGACGACGGAGGTATGGGTCAACGGCGCGTATGCAGGCAGGCAAGACAGCCTGTCCGCGCCTCATGTGCACCTGCTGGAAGGCCTTGTCCGCGAAGGCGCCAACGAGCTGGCCGTCCGCGTGGACAACCGGATGCGGCTGCCGCTTGCGGACAGCCATATCCATACGCGCCATACGGCCACGGCCTGGGGCGGCATCACCGGCGGCGTGCGGCTCGCGCGGCTCGCCCCCGCGCGGATCGCGGCGGTCGCGATCGCTCCCGATCCCGCGGCGGGTCTGTTCCGCTGCCGCGTGACGGCAGGCGGGGCCCTCGCGGCGGGCGACGCCGTCGTCGCGACGTTCCGCGCGCCGGACGGCGGGACGTTCAGCGCGACCGCTGCGCTCGTTCCGTCCGATGCGGCTAGCGCCGTGCCGGGCGAGGGAGACAGCGCGAGCGGATCGCGCGATTCCGCCGCGGCCGGCTTCCTCGCCGAGCTGATCTGCGCGGTCGGCGACGTGCCCGCGCTCTGGACCGACGCCCGGCCACAGCTGTACGACGCCGAATTCGCTCTTGTGCGGGACGGCGATACCCTGGACCGGACGGCAAGGCGCCCTGGCCTGCGGCGACTCGCAGCCGACGGCAAGCGGCTGCTGCTGAACGGGCATCCCGTCTGGCTGCGCGGCTACGTCGACTGCTGCATCTTCCCCCTGACCGGGTATCCCGTCTGGGACAAAGCGCATTACGAGCGCCAGTTCCGCATCGCGAAGTCGTACGGCTTTAACCATGTCCGGCTGCACGGCTGGACGGCCCCGGAGCCGTTCTGGGAAGCCGCCGACGAGGCGGGCATGCTCGTACAGGCCGAGCTGCCGCATTGGTCGGCGCACTATCAGCCGCGCGAGGCCGAGCCTCCCGCCGACGTTGACGCCTTTCTCGAAGCCGAGCTTAGGCGCATCTATGCGCAACTGAACGCGCATCCGTCCTTCGTCCTGTTCGCGATGGGCAACGAGCTTGCCCCCGACAACGGACATCCGCGCTTGAACGAGCTAGTCCGGCTCGCCCGAGAGCACGATCCGACGCGGCTCGTCACGGACAACACCGGCTTCGGTCAGTTGCCGGAGCAGGACCGCGAGGGCGACTTCTTCATCCCGTCGTTCAACTGGCACGCGCCGCTCAAGACCGAGGAGATCGCGATGCCCGCCACCGACCGCGACTTTTCCGCCGTCGCCAGGCTCAGCGCCAAGCCCGTCATCGGGCACGAGCATGCGCAGTTCGCGATGTACGCGCGCCCAGAGGAAAAGGCCAAGTATACCGGTGTCTTGCGGCCGACTTGGCTGGAGACGATCGAGGAAACGTTGGCGGACAAAGGACTGGCGTCGCGCGTGCCTGCGTTCATTGAAGCGACCGGCACCCATCAGGCCCGGGCGCTCAAGGAAGCGATGGAGCGGGCGAGGCGTACGCCGGACGCGGCGGGCGTGCAGCTGCTGGACATTCGCGACTTTCCCGGGCAAGGCCATGCGACGACCGGACTGCTAGACGCGTTCTGGGACAGCAAGGGAACGATCGAGCCGGAGCGCGTGCTGGATTTCAACGGACCGACGGTGCTGCTGATGTCCTGCGCCACGCGTACGCTTTTCGCAGGCGAGCGCATGTCCGCCCGATTGTCCGTCTCCCATTACGGCGAGGCGCCCGTATTGGAAGGACGCGTAGCATGGCGATTGTCCTCGGGCGGGCTGACGCTTGCGGAAGGGGAACTGACCGTGGCAGGCCTAAACGCCGGGGAAGTGGCCGAGGCCGGCGTCGTTCAGGTCGGCTGCGGCGCGGACTCGGTAGCGGCCGAGCTTGTGCTCGAGGCGCGGTGGGCTGGCCTCGGCGCCGCGGCGGACGCCGCCGAGATCCGCAATGCCTGGTCGTTCTGGGCGTTTCCCCGGGTCGCATACGGCGATACCGAGGCGATATGGACCAGCGCACCCTCCCTTATATCCGTGTTGTACGGCGCGATCCACGAGCCCAATGCGCGCTTTGATCCGCGCGTCTACCCCGCCCGGCGCGGCGTCCGCCTCGCGATCGTCGAGCGCTTGACGACCAACGTGCTCCAGCATCTCGTCGCCGGCGGCCGCGTGCTGCTGCTCGCCGGCGAATCGGAGCTATACGACGCCGTCATGACCAAGTACCTGCCCGTGTTCTGGAACTATCTCATGTTCTCAGAGCAAGCGGGCGGCACGATGGGAGCGATCGTACGGGACCATCCGGCTCTCGGCGGCTTCCCGCACGACGGGAAATCCGACTGGCAGTGGTACCACCTGCTGAACGGCACGCCGGCCATCTGTCTGGACGCGACGCCGGGCATTCGTCCGATCCTCGAGATCGTAGACAACTTCAACCGCGCCAAGCGCCTCGCCGCCGTCTTCGAGGCGCGCGTAGGCAATGGCCGCCTGCTCGTGTCCACGCTGGCTTGGCGGACGCCAGCCGACTTCAAACGGCCCGAATCCGCCTATTTGTTCGGCGAGCTGCTGGACTATGCTTTGGGCGAACGCTTCGAGCCCGAAGCGGCATTGACCGTCGGGCAGCTTCTCGGCATGGTGCGCCTGCGCGGCATTCATTCGTTTTTATAG